The Bradyrhizobium diazoefficiens genome contains the following window.
CGTGCATCGTGTGCTCCTGCTGATTGGAAGCGCAGTCGTAATGGGAGAAGTGAATCGAACCCACCCGATTCCAGATCGGAAATTAAGGCTCCCAGCCCATCGGCGCGAGCTCGAATTTTGCGAACTCGAACGCGGGCGCCACGGTGCAGCCGACCAGCGTCCATTCGCCGGTGGTCTCCGCCATCTGCCATGCGTCCGCCGGCACGATCGCCTGCGGGCGCTCGCCGCCCACGAGGTCCGTGCCGAGCCGTACCTCGTGCTGGGAGCAGCCGTGATGCGCTATGCGTAGCGTCA
Protein-coding sequences here:
- a CDS encoding cupin domain-containing protein, yielding MPTAAEIIARLELRPHPEGGHYRETFRDQTTDANGRSRSTLIYFLLARGERSHWHRIDAVETWHYYAGSPLTLRIAHHGCSQHEVRLGTDLVGGERPQAIVPADAWQMAETTGEWTLVGCTVAPAFEFAKFELAPMGWEP